A DNA window from Brassica napus cultivar Da-Ae chromosome C1, Da-Ae, whole genome shotgun sequence contains the following coding sequences:
- the LOC106365211 gene encoding homeobox protein ATH1, with protein MDNINTYSSLDNVMTNQNHLLMDLIPSREDSTSFPTMLPWNSIRQDPLQMGVFDIFNSFLTNKYLSSTSRSTNVHETSFEAMAPPPSLHPMDHLRPYDDPSNNMWSLGENSEFHAYPFIEGVVGPSEPIISTFGEEFPRNEFSLSLATDVSDECSEISLCAATKSTRITSEQASSSSKDMSNVSQVIFCSKYLHSVQEILSHFATYSLKGLETNPQCYFSSRGTESEGTNSAFTSCYENLNEFLDGGSQRQALQAKKTHLLDLLQMVDDRYSHCVDEIHTVVSAFHAATELDPQLHTRFALQTISFLYKNLRERISKKILMMGSVLERGKEKSQEDSIFHQHCLLQQLKRKNHQVWRPQRGLPEKSVSVLRTWMFQNFLHPYPKDSEKHLLAIRSGLTRSQVSNWFINARVRLWKPMIEDMYAEMNKRKMSNTHLQGGNGGSVIRVPKSVMMSQERGKIRE; from the exons ATGGACAACATCAACACTTATAGTTCTCTGGACAATGTTATGACTAACCAAAACCATCTTCTCATGGATTTGATACCTTCAAGAGAAGATTCCACATCATTTCCAACAATGCTTCCATGGAATTCCATCAGACAAGATCCTCTACAAATGGGTGTCTTTGATATCTTCAACTCTTTTCTCACTAACAAGTACTTATCATCTACTTCAAGATCTACAAATGTTCATGAAACCAGCTTTGAGGCCATGGCTCCTCCTCCTTCACTTCATCCTATGGATCATCTAAGACCATATGATGATCCCTCAAACAACATGTGGAGTCTTGGTGAAAATAGTGAGTTTCATGCATATCCATTCATAGAAGGTGTTGTTGGTCCTAGTGAACCAATAATATCTACATTCGGTGAAGAATTCCCAAGAAACGAGTTCTCGTTAAGTCTTGCCACTGATGTTTCTGATGAGTGCTCGGAGATAAGTCTTTGTGCTGCTACTAAATCTACTAGAATAACCTCAGAGCAAGCTTCTTCCAGCAGCAAAGACATGTCAAACGTCTCTCAAGTCATATTTTGCTCCAAGTACCTTCACTCTGTTCAAGAAATACTATCTCATTTCGCCACATACTCCCTCAAAGGCTTAGAGACTAATCCTCAGTGCTACTTTTCATCTCGAGGAACCGAGTCAGAGGGTACAAACTCAGCCTTTACTTCATGTTATGAGAATCTAAACGAGTTTCTTGATGGCGGTTCTCAAAGACAAGCATTACAAGCAAAGAAAACCCATCTCTTggatcttcttcaaatg GTTGATGACCGATATAGTCATTGCGTTGACGAGATTCATACGGTTGTATCAGCGTTCCATGCAGCAACCGAGTTAGATCCTCAGCTACACACCCGGTTTGCACTCCAAACCATCTCCTTCTTATACAAGAACCTAAGAGAGAGGATCAGCAAGAAGATACTCATGATGGGATCAGTTTTAGAGAGAGGCAAAGAGAAGTCTCAAGAAGACTCAATCTTCCACCAGCATTGCCTTCTTCAGCAGCTAAAACGTAAAAACCATCAGGTTTGGAGACCGCAACGAGGTTTGCCTGAGAAATCAGTCTCGGTTCTACGGACTTGGATGTTCCAAAACTTTCTTCACCC TTACCCGAAAGATTCAGAGAAACATCTTCTTGCCATACGAAGTGGATTGACAAGAAGTCAG GTATCAAACTGGTTTATAAATGCGCGGGTAAGACTATGGAAGCCGATGATAGAAGATATGTACGCAGAAATGAACAAGAGGAAGATGAGTAACACTCACCTTCAAGGCGGTAATGGAGGAAGTGTTATTAGAGTGCCAAAGTCTGTAATGATGAGCCAAGAAAGGGGCAAAATAAGAGAATGA